The Microbacterium horticulturae genome has a window encoding:
- a CDS encoding ABC transporter permease — MTVQTAMVQEVAAAGIEPTGAKPTRRRGRPSRKSIGMFLCIVPFLVLVFLFSYFPLYGWIYALFDYKPALGLSGSEFVGLQWFRMLVSSPTQLAEIGQVLLNTLAISFLGIATSILPLGFAVFLNEVRTPWFRNAVQTLTTLPNFISWVLVYMIAFSLFSSTGLVNSVLNDWGLISTPIKFLDTDQHIWLTMTLWSIWKGLGWGAIIYLAAISGIDQSLYESARIDGAGRFQTMWYITIPQLMPTYLVLLLLSVANLLNNGMEQYFVFQNAFNKEHIQVLDLYVYNIGITGNSLSMATAIGMLKSVISVILLFTVNAIAKRVRGASIV; from the coding sequence ATGACGGTTCAGACGGCCATGGTCCAAGAGGTGGCCGCGGCCGGCATCGAGCCGACGGGCGCAAAGCCCACCCGCCGGCGCGGCAGGCCGTCGCGCAAGTCGATCGGGATGTTCCTGTGCATCGTCCCGTTCCTGGTCCTGGTGTTCCTGTTCTCGTACTTCCCCCTGTACGGCTGGATCTACGCGCTCTTCGACTACAAGCCGGCGCTGGGTCTGTCGGGCAGCGAGTTCGTCGGGCTGCAGTGGTTCCGGATGCTGGTCAGCTCGCCGACGCAGCTCGCCGAGATCGGCCAGGTGCTGCTGAACACCCTGGCCATCAGCTTCCTCGGGATCGCGACGTCCATCCTTCCGCTGGGCTTCGCGGTGTTCCTCAACGAGGTGCGCACCCCGTGGTTCCGTAATGCCGTCCAGACGTTGACCACCCTGCCGAACTTCATCTCGTGGGTGCTCGTCTACATGATCGCCTTCTCGCTGTTCTCGAGCACGGGCCTGGTCAACAGCGTGCTCAACGACTGGGGCCTCATCTCGACCCCGATCAAATTCCTCGACACCGACCAGCACATCTGGCTCACGATGACCCTCTGGAGCATCTGGAAGGGCCTGGGCTGGGGAGCGATCATCTACCTCGCCGCTATCTCGGGCATCGACCAGTCGCTGTACGAGTCGGCGCGCATCGACGGCGCCGGCCGCTTCCAGACGATGTGGTACATCACGATCCCCCAGCTCATGCCGACCTACCTCGTGCTGCTGCTGCTGTCGGTCGCCAACCTGCTGAACAACGGCATGGAGCAGTACTTCGTGTTCCAGAACGCGTTCAACAAGGAACACATCCAGGTGCTCGACCTGTACGTCTACAACATCGGCATCACCGGCAACAGCCTGTCGATGGCGACCGCGATCGGCATGCTCAAGAGCGTCATCTCGGTCATCCTCCTGTTCACCGTCAATGCGATCGCCAAGCGCGTTCGCGGCGCATCGATCGTCTGA
- a CDS encoding LacI family DNA-binding transcriptional regulator produces the protein MVTIADVARAAGVSISTVSYVMSGKRTISQETRDRVAEAIADLEYSPHASARSLASRSTNVIGLQAPLRAGVDVHVVMQIVAGIVTEARSLQYDILLLTSDDASGLSHAARASMVDALLVMDVESDDPRIKTLEGLDVPSVLIGLPAGADGLVCVDFDFEAAGRLAAHRLAELGHRRVALFGAPAEVLERHTSYADRLVRGFLSACDELALVGSVHACPTGAESTQVVDAVLAAEPSLSGILIHNEGALPHIAAHLASSAHELGVIALCPAEIAQTVSGLADSIAIPAEGIGAAAADALRGLLAGEQREKVVLLPPVLASAGA, from the coding sequence ATGGTGACCATCGCGGACGTCGCGCGGGCCGCCGGCGTCTCCATTTCGACCGTGTCGTACGTGATGAGCGGCAAGCGCACCATCTCGCAAGAGACACGCGACCGCGTCGCCGAAGCTATTGCCGATCTGGAATACAGCCCGCACGCGAGCGCCCGCTCACTCGCCTCGCGGTCGACCAACGTCATCGGCCTGCAGGCGCCACTGCGCGCCGGGGTCGACGTGCACGTGGTGATGCAGATCGTGGCGGGCATCGTCACCGAGGCGCGGTCGCTGCAGTACGACATCCTGCTGTTGACCAGTGACGATGCATCGGGCCTGAGCCACGCCGCGCGCGCCTCGATGGTCGACGCGCTGCTGGTGATGGATGTCGAATCCGACGACCCCCGCATCAAGACGCTCGAGGGGCTCGACGTGCCGAGCGTGCTCATCGGGCTGCCGGCCGGTGCCGATGGTCTGGTCTGCGTGGACTTCGACTTCGAAGCCGCGGGGCGGCTGGCCGCCCACCGGCTCGCCGAGCTCGGTCACCGCCGCGTCGCGTTGTTCGGCGCACCCGCCGAGGTGCTCGAGCGTCACACCTCCTACGCCGACCGCCTCGTGCGCGGATTCCTGTCGGCGTGCGACGAGCTCGCCCTCGTCGGCAGCGTGCACGCCTGTCCGACCGGGGCCGAGTCGACCCAGGTCGTCGACGCGGTGCTCGCCGCCGAACCGAGCCTCAGCGGCATCCTGATCCACAACGAGGGCGCGCTGCCGCACATCGCCGCGCACCTGGCCTCGAGCGCGCACGAGCTCGGCGTGATCGCGCTGTGCCCGGCCGAGATCGCGCAGACCGTGTCGGGCCTCGCCGACAGTATCGCGATCCCCGCCGAGGGCATCGGCGCGGCCGCCGCCGACGCGCTGCGCGGCCTGCTCGCAGGCGAGCAACGCGAGAAGGTCGTGCTGCTGCCGCCGGTGCTGGCGTCAGCGGGGGCGTAA
- a CDS encoding response regulator: MIRVVLADDQALFRAGIRMVIDSQPDLEVVGEAADGREAVDVVRATQPDVVLMDIRMPTMDGLTATAELLRDDDAPRIVMLTTFDLDEAAARAIRQGASGFLLKDADPEFLLAAIRTVHAGSAVIAASATRELFAQTMDAATKPVPPSFDDLTEREKQIFALAARGLSNAEIAAREYLSEATVKTHISRILTKLALRDRVQLVVFAFEHGLA, encoded by the coding sequence ATGATCCGCGTGGTGCTGGCCGACGACCAGGCGTTGTTTCGTGCCGGCATTCGGATGGTGATCGATTCTCAGCCCGACCTCGAGGTCGTCGGCGAGGCGGCCGATGGGCGCGAGGCGGTCGACGTCGTGCGCGCGACGCAGCCCGACGTGGTGCTCATGGACATCCGCATGCCCACGATGGACGGCCTCACCGCCACCGCCGAGCTGCTGCGCGACGACGACGCGCCGCGCATCGTCATGCTCACCACTTTCGACCTCGACGAGGCGGCCGCGCGGGCGATCCGCCAGGGGGCGAGCGGCTTTCTGCTCAAGGACGCCGACCCCGAGTTCCTCCTGGCGGCGATCCGCACCGTGCATGCGGGCTCGGCCGTGATCGCGGCATCCGCCACCCGCGAGCTGTTCGCACAGACGATGGATGCCGCGACCAAGCCGGTGCCGCCGTCGTTCGACGACCTCACCGAGCGCGAGAAGCAGATCTTCGCGCTCGCGGCGCGCGGGCTCTCGAATGCGGAGATCGCGGCGCGCGAGTACCTCTCCGAGGCGACGGTGAAGACGCACATCAGCCGGATCCTCACCAAGCTCGCGCTGCGCGACCGCGTGCAGCTGGTCGTGTTCGCGTTCGAGCACGGCCTGGCCTGA
- a CDS encoding ABC transporter substrate-binding protein, which produces MSSFPAKWDKEITIDVFDGLANYMGMQKGWFAKIVKDKFNMKLNIIAPNVAGGGDTLYNTRVAAGDLGDLIITDQGEKLDDLVQGGLVQDLSKYYPAMKNVSKYQAAVDYVNKGKDGVYALPTQVSSIKPTQSSEGLDPTFGPYLRWDLYKKLGYPQVNTLEDLLPVLKQMQDLEPTAPNGKKVYALSLFKDWDGNMMNNAKQPTTYYGYDELGFVLAKADGSDYQSIIDPNGQYMRTLKFFYDANKMGLVDPESTTQNYDTLFSKYQNGQVLFSWWPWLGQSAYNTEANTTAGRGFEIAPLKDMDVFSYGASAYGGKQVLSIGSKAEDPERIAAFINWLYSQEGTYSNGSQTGAAAGPQGLTWDVASDGKPALTDFGKQVFIDGKGTVPAEWGGGDYTDGVSTLNVSLVLPNDVDEKTGYPYNYQFWPSYQKLTSTALSKDWSSHMDDATSTMDYLKKNDQLLVAPGASYTAPTDSSEIQTLRNQIKAVIVQYSWKMSFAKNDAQFDSLQKELISKANGLGFDKVLKVDMDNAKAQNTARVDVAKKLG; this is translated from the coding sequence GTGAGCTCTTTCCCCGCGAAGTGGGACAAGGAGATCACGATCGACGTCTTCGACGGGCTCGCGAACTACATGGGCATGCAGAAGGGGTGGTTCGCGAAGATCGTCAAAGACAAGTTCAACATGAAGTTGAACATCATCGCCCCGAACGTCGCCGGCGGTGGCGACACGCTCTACAACACGCGTGTGGCCGCGGGCGACCTGGGCGACCTGATCATCACCGATCAGGGTGAGAAGCTCGATGACCTCGTCCAGGGCGGGCTCGTGCAGGACCTCTCGAAGTACTACCCGGCGATGAAGAACGTCTCGAAATACCAGGCGGCGGTCGACTACGTCAACAAGGGCAAGGACGGCGTGTACGCCCTGCCCACCCAGGTCTCGTCGATCAAGCCGACGCAGTCGTCGGAGGGCCTCGACCCGACGTTCGGTCCGTACCTGCGCTGGGACCTGTACAAGAAGCTCGGCTACCCGCAGGTGAACACCCTCGAAGACCTGCTGCCGGTGCTCAAGCAGATGCAGGACCTTGAGCCCACCGCGCCCAACGGCAAGAAGGTCTACGCCCTCTCCCTGTTCAAGGACTGGGACGGCAACATGATGAACAACGCGAAGCAGCCCACGACGTACTACGGGTACGACGAGCTCGGCTTCGTGCTGGCAAAGGCCGACGGATCGGACTACCAGAGCATCATCGACCCCAACGGCCAGTACATGCGCACGCTGAAGTTCTTCTACGACGCCAACAAGATGGGCCTGGTCGACCCCGAGTCGACGACGCAGAACTACGACACGCTGTTCTCGAAGTACCAGAACGGCCAGGTCCTGTTCTCGTGGTGGCCCTGGCTCGGCCAGTCGGCTTACAACACCGAGGCGAACACGACCGCCGGGCGCGGCTTCGAGATCGCCCCGTTGAAGGACATGGACGTGTTCTCGTACGGTGCGTCCGCCTACGGCGGCAAGCAGGTGCTGTCGATCGGCTCGAAGGCCGAGGACCCGGAGCGCATCGCCGCCTTCATCAACTGGCTGTATTCGCAGGAGGGCACGTACTCCAACGGCAGCCAGACCGGCGCCGCTGCGGGCCCGCAGGGCCTGACCTGGGATGTCGCCAGCGACGGCAAGCCGGCGCTCACCGACTTCGGCAAGCAGGTCTTCATCGATGGCAAGGGCACGGTCCCTGCGGAGTGGGGCGGTGGAGACTACACCGACGGCGTCTCGACGCTGAACGTCAGCCTCGTGCTGCCCAACGACGTCGACGAGAAGACGGGCTACCCGTACAACTATCAGTTCTGGCCGTCGTACCAGAAGCTCACGTCCACTGCACTGAGCAAGGACTGGTCCTCGCACATGGACGACGCCACCTCGACGATGGACTACCTGAAGAAGAACGACCAGCTCCTGGTTGCGCCCGGTGCCAGCTACACGGCGCCGACCGACAGCTCTGAGATCCAGACGCTGCGCAACCAGATCAAGGCCGTCATCGTCCAGTACTCGTGGAAGATGTCGTTCGCCAAGAACGACGCCCAGTTCGACTCGCTGCAGAAGGAGCTCATCTCCAAGGCGAACGGTCTGGGCTTCGACAAGGTGCTCAAGGTCGACATGGACAACGCGAAGGCCCAGAACACGGCCCGCGTGGACGTCGCCAAGAAGCTCGGCTGA
- a CDS encoding GH1 family beta-glucosidase, translated as MSTDASPQIRSADFRDSGLRFPTGFTFGSATASYQVEGAANEDGRGPSIWDTFSRTPGKVWNGDTGDVACDHYHRWESDLDLMADLGLGAYRFSIAWPRIIPTGRGAVNQAGIDFYSRLVDGLLARGIRPVATLYHWDLPQTLEDAGGWPARETADAFAEYASVLGAALGDRVHTWTTLNEPWCTAYLGYGQGGHAPGRREPAASLAAAHHLNLAHGRALQALRATSTGSPEYSVTLNLHVARGEAEAVRRIDAVGNRVFTSPMLRGVYDDDLIADTAALTDWSFVRDGDLAEIHQPIDVLGVNYYSTNTVRLWSGDAPRQSNDGHKPADGGTAWPGSDDVVEFLPQPGPHTAMDWNIAPDGLLELLHTLRDRFPEQPLMITENGAAFEDAVSGDGGVHDAERVDYLRRHLTAAHRAIEDGVDLRGYFVWSLLDNFEWGYGYAKRFGVVRVDFDDQTRTVKDSGHWFRGLATTGVIPE; from the coding sequence GTGAGCACCGACGCTTCGCCCCAGATCCGCAGTGCGGATTTCCGAGACAGCGGCCTGCGCTTTCCGACAGGCTTCACCTTCGGCTCGGCCACGGCCTCGTACCAGGTCGAGGGTGCCGCGAACGAGGACGGCCGCGGCCCCTCGATCTGGGACACGTTCAGCCGCACGCCCGGCAAGGTCTGGAACGGCGACACCGGTGACGTCGCGTGCGATCACTACCACCGCTGGGAGTCCGACCTCGACCTGATGGCCGATCTCGGTCTGGGTGCCTACCGCTTCTCGATAGCCTGGCCACGCATCATCCCCACCGGCCGTGGCGCAGTCAACCAGGCGGGCATCGACTTCTACTCGCGTCTGGTCGACGGCCTGCTCGCGCGCGGCATCCGCCCCGTCGCGACGCTGTACCACTGGGACCTGCCGCAGACGTTGGAGGATGCCGGGGGCTGGCCGGCGCGCGAGACCGCCGATGCCTTCGCGGAGTATGCGTCGGTGCTGGGCGCCGCGCTCGGCGACCGCGTGCACACCTGGACGACCCTCAACGAGCCGTGGTGCACGGCCTACCTCGGCTACGGCCAGGGCGGCCACGCGCCGGGCCGGCGCGAGCCCGCCGCATCGCTGGCCGCCGCCCACCACCTCAACCTCGCGCACGGTCGTGCGCTGCAGGCGCTGCGCGCGACCTCGACCGGCTCGCCCGAGTACTCGGTCACGCTCAACCTGCACGTCGCGCGCGGCGAGGCCGAGGCCGTGCGCCGCATCGACGCCGTCGGCAACCGCGTCTTCACGAGCCCCATGCTGCGCGGCGTCTACGACGACGACCTCATCGCCGACACCGCGGCGCTCACCGACTGGTCGTTCGTGCGCGACGGCGACCTCGCCGAGATTCACCAGCCGATCGACGTGCTGGGCGTGAACTACTACTCCACCAACACCGTGCGGCTGTGGAGCGGCGACGCCCCGCGGCAGAGCAACGACGGCCACAAGCCCGCCGACGGCGGCACGGCATGGCCCGGCAGCGACGACGTCGTCGAGTTCTTGCCGCAGCCGGGCCCGCACACGGCCATGGACTGGAACATCGCGCCCGACGGACTGCTCGAACTGCTGCACACGCTGCGCGACCGGTTCCCCGAGCAGCCGCTGATGATCACCGAGAACGGCGCCGCGTTCGAGGACGCGGTCTCGGGCGACGGCGGCGTGCACGACGCCGAGCGGGTCGACTACCTGCGCCGGCACCTCACCGCCGCGCACCGTGCGATCGAAGACGGCGTCGACCTGCGCGGGTACTTCGTCTGGTCGCTGCTCGACAACTTCGAGTGGGGCTATGGCTACGCCAAGCGCTTCGGCGTGGTGCGTGTCGACTTCGATGACCAGACCCGTACGGTCAAGGACTCCGGGCACTGGTTCCGGGGACTGGCCACCACCGGCGTCATCCCGGAGTGA
- a CDS encoding histidine kinase — protein sequence MFRSLQSYQIVIDVIIAVLFALVTAPAEIGVNTAQWWSVPIGLLAGVVFGAALALRRMAPGLALGIAWLGAIVEMTFGRVPGPASLAVFAVLYTAAAYGTITVFWFGFGSAIAGAIVAVLYLYIAPGNIELTMAGVSTVVAIVIAAIFAFLLAWTAGALVRATRRSRVDRVAQQRARAEAIAEQERTRIARDMHDVVAHSLAVVIAQADGARYAAASDPAAQSAALGTISSTARSALADVRLLLGQLRHSQEDGPQPTIADLDELFGQIRAAGLDIRVTVDPAPRGDVPAAVQLAVYRILQEALTNALRHGAPGPVDVGLAWHPARVDVIVRNALAAPAAPGAPGTGSHGHGLIGMRERALLVGGTLDAGAEAGAFVVRAGIPIGGA from the coding sequence GTGTTCCGCTCGCTCCAGTCGTATCAGATAGTGATCGACGTCATCATCGCGGTGCTGTTCGCGCTGGTGACGGCGCCGGCCGAGATCGGCGTGAACACCGCGCAGTGGTGGAGCGTGCCGATCGGCCTGCTCGCGGGCGTGGTCTTCGGCGCCGCGCTCGCGTTGCGCAGAATGGCGCCGGGGCTCGCCCTGGGCATCGCCTGGCTCGGGGCCATCGTCGAGATGACGTTCGGCCGCGTGCCGGGCCCGGCATCGCTGGCCGTGTTCGCCGTGCTCTACACCGCGGCGGCCTACGGCACGATCACGGTCTTCTGGTTCGGGTTCGGCTCGGCGATCGCCGGTGCCATCGTCGCCGTGCTGTACCTGTACATCGCGCCGGGCAACATCGAGCTCACGATGGCAGGAGTGAGCACGGTGGTGGCGATCGTGATCGCCGCGATCTTCGCATTCCTGCTGGCTTGGACGGCCGGCGCGCTCGTGCGGGCGACCCGGCGGTCGCGCGTCGACCGGGTCGCGCAGCAGCGCGCCCGGGCCGAGGCGATCGCGGAGCAGGAGCGCACCCGTATCGCGCGAGACATGCACGACGTCGTCGCGCATTCCCTCGCGGTGGTGATCGCCCAAGCCGACGGTGCGCGGTATGCCGCGGCATCCGACCCCGCCGCCCAGTCGGCGGCCCTGGGCACCATCTCGTCCACCGCGCGCTCTGCGCTCGCCGATGTGCGTCTGCTGCTCGGGCAGCTGCGCCACAGCCAGGAAGACGGCCCGCAGCCCACGATCGCCGACCTCGACGAGCTCTTCGGTCAGATCAGAGCCGCGGGGCTCGACATCCGGGTCACGGTCGATCCGGCGCCGCGCGGCGACGTGCCCGCGGCCGTGCAGCTGGCGGTCTACCGCATTCTGCAGGAGGCCCTCACCAACGCGCTGCGCCACGGCGCCCCCGGACCCGTCGACGTCGGCCTGGCGTGGCATCCCGCCCGCGTCGATGTCATCGTGCGCAACGCTCTGGCCGCTCCTGCGGCGCCGGGCGCACCCGGCACCGGCTCGCACGGGCACGGGCTCATCGGAATGCGCGAGCGCGCGCTGCTGGTGGGTGGCACACTGGATGCCGGAGCCGAAGCCGGCGCATTCGTGGTGCGTGCGGGCATCCCGATCGGAGGAGCCTGA
- a CDS encoding YesL family protein, with the protein MPIDPGGKTAQGVTTFLAFVALNLLYLVTCLPVVTIGAATSALYEVTIRFADDESGHPLKDYLPAFGRNFARASLASLCLLLPALLLAYSVVFWWANPGALSGIAAVIAAIAALYLFIAWMYAMALVAWFTTPLKQTLKNALLLPGAEPSRTFGLILIPVALVCITLLFHPFVFILLTVGFSVGAYATAFLFRSVFSRHLS; encoded by the coding sequence GTGCCGATCGATCCGGGCGGCAAGACCGCGCAGGGGGTTACGACGTTCCTCGCGTTCGTCGCCCTCAATCTGCTGTACCTGGTCACCTGCCTGCCGGTGGTGACGATCGGTGCGGCGACCTCCGCCCTGTATGAGGTGACGATCCGCTTCGCCGACGACGAGAGCGGCCATCCGCTGAAGGACTATCTGCCCGCCTTCGGCCGCAACTTCGCGCGTGCGTCGCTGGCTTCGCTGTGCCTGCTGCTGCCGGCACTGCTGCTGGCCTACAGCGTCGTGTTCTGGTGGGCGAACCCCGGTGCGCTCAGCGGCATCGCCGCCGTCATCGCGGCCATCGCGGCGCTCTACCTGTTCATCGCATGGATGTACGCGATGGCCCTGGTCGCCTGGTTCACGACGCCGCTGAAACAGACCCTCAAGAACGCGCTGCTGCTGCCCGGTGCCGAACCTTCGCGCACCTTCGGGCTCATCCTCATCCCGGTCGCGCTGGTGTGCATCACGCTGCTGTTCCATCCGTTCGTGTTCATCCTGCTCACCGTCGGGTTCTCGGTGGGTGCCTACGCCACGGCGTTCCTGTTCCGATCGGTGTTCTCCCGCCACCTTTCGTGA
- a CDS encoding carbohydrate ABC transporter permease: protein MSTVSAGVRNRRAGDMIFTIINYGVFLLLVFLCAYPFYYLIINSVSANDVSALGDVRWWPVGFHLGNYKEVFHLQGLPLAAVVSLGRTVIGTAATVLASAFLGFMFTQSKMWARQFWYRFIIVTMYFSAGLIPVFIIMKTLGLTNNFWVYVLPFIVQPFFIILVKTYVESMPESLQEAAEVDGANIVQIFFRVYLPNMTPILATVAIFAAVAQWNSFQDTLIYITDQSLYTLQYLLYMFINQANSLAQAAQNSGGDLSSIISAATSQTPTSIRMTVSVIVVLPIIFIYPLFQRFFVKGIMLGAVKG from the coding sequence ATGAGCACCGTCTCTGCCGGGGTACGCAATCGCCGGGCCGGCGACATGATCTTCACGATCATCAACTACGGGGTCTTCCTGCTGCTGGTCTTCCTGTGCGCCTACCCCTTCTATTACCTGATCATCAACTCGGTCAGCGCCAACGACGTGTCCGCGCTGGGCGATGTGCGCTGGTGGCCGGTCGGCTTCCACCTGGGCAACTACAAAGAGGTGTTCCACCTGCAGGGCCTGCCGCTCGCGGCAGTGGTCAGCCTCGGCCGTACCGTCATCGGCACCGCCGCCACCGTGCTGGCGTCGGCGTTCCTGGGCTTCATGTTCACCCAGAGCAAGATGTGGGCTCGACAGTTCTGGTACCGCTTCATCATCGTCACGATGTACTTCAGCGCGGGCCTGATCCCGGTGTTCATCATCATGAAGACGCTGGGCCTGACCAACAACTTCTGGGTGTACGTGCTGCCGTTCATCGTGCAGCCGTTCTTCATCATCCTGGTGAAGACCTACGTCGAATCGATGCCCGAGTCGCTCCAGGAAGCCGCCGAGGTCGACGGCGCGAACATCGTGCAGATCTTCTTCCGCGTGTACCTGCCGAATATGACGCCGATCCTGGCGACCGTCGCCATCTTCGCGGCCGTCGCGCAGTGGAACAGCTTCCAGGACACGCTGATCTACATCACCGACCAGAGCCTGTACACGCTCCAGTACCTGCTGTACATGTTCATCAACCAGGCCAACAGCCTCGCCCAGGCGGCACAGAACTCCGGGGGCGACCTGTCGTCGATCATCTCGGCCGCCACCTCGCAGACCCCGACGTCCATCCGGATGACGGTCTCGGTGATCGTCGTGCTGCCGATCATCTTCATCTACCCCCTGTTCCAGCGCTTCTTCGTGAAGGGCATCATGCTGGGCGCCGTCAAGGGTTGA
- a CDS encoding glycoside hydrolase family 43 protein: protein MGLRDAATTPIIPGFFPDPSVCRAGDTLYLANSSFEYSPGVPLWRSGDLVTWREAGHALDGDPAFTAGDAAAGGGVYAPTLRHHDGRFWMITTNVSGAPGQLVTSAPEIEGPWEPARVITGIPGIDPDLAWDDDGTCLISYSSNTPEVPGIGQVPVDLEQGVVIGPPRSIMPGTGLAYPEGPHVFRRGAWWYLLFAEGGTERGHCVSVARGPAASGPFELCPANPILTRRSTTFPVQNTGHSDVVELADGTWAMVYLGVRPRGATPLFHVNGRETFLAGVDWVDDWPVVVTDRYEIPAAPTAFVDRFETLHPRWISPGAAPADIATVGDGVTLRAVETPGGAPALLGVRARDPYWRFAAVTEARDGAALRVRMDERHWYELRLTGGRPVVHARIGSVSQEFAADMPLVAHGAIELRVRADAATTGGPDDLVFEVADADGIHPLVRLDGRYLSTEVAGGFVGRVIGLRTEGGPVRFTEARYAPEVPS, encoded by the coding sequence ATGGGTCTGCGCGATGCGGCGACGACGCCGATCATCCCGGGCTTCTTTCCCGACCCGAGCGTCTGTCGCGCAGGCGACACCCTGTACCTCGCGAACTCATCCTTCGAGTACTCGCCGGGTGTGCCGCTCTGGCGCAGCGGCGATCTGGTCACCTGGCGCGAGGCCGGGCACGCGCTCGACGGCGACCCGGCTTTCACAGCGGGGGATGCCGCGGCCGGCGGCGGCGTGTACGCGCCCACACTGCGCCACCATGATGGGCGCTTCTGGATGATCACGACCAACGTGTCGGGCGCACCCGGGCAGCTCGTCACCTCGGCGCCCGAGATCGAGGGGCCGTGGGAGCCGGCGCGCGTCATCACCGGCATCCCGGGCATCGACCCCGATCTGGCGTGGGATGACGACGGCACCTGCCTGATCAGTTACAGCTCGAACACGCCCGAGGTGCCCGGCATCGGTCAGGTGCCCGTCGACCTCGAGCAGGGTGTGGTGATCGGGCCCCCGCGCTCGATCATGCCCGGCACCGGCCTGGCCTACCCCGAGGGTCCCCACGTCTTCCGTCGCGGTGCGTGGTGGTATCTGCTGTTCGCCGAAGGCGGGACCGAGCGCGGGCACTGCGTGAGCGTGGCGCGAGGGCCCGCGGCATCCGGCCCCTTCGAACTCTGTCCCGCGAACCCGATCCTCACCCGGCGCAGCACCACCTTTCCTGTGCAGAACACCGGCCACTCCGACGTGGTGGAGCTCGCTGACGGCACCTGGGCGATGGTCTACCTCGGGGTGCGTCCGCGCGGGGCGACGCCGCTGTTCCACGTCAACGGGCGTGAGACATTCCTCGCGGGTGTCGATTGGGTCGACGACTGGCCGGTCGTGGTCACGGACCGGTACGAGATCCCCGCGGCGCCCACGGCGTTCGTCGACCGGTTCGAGACGCTGCATCCGCGCTGGATCTCTCCCGGTGCCGCCCCCGCTGACATCGCGACCGTCGGCGACGGTGTGACGCTGCGGGCCGTCGAGACGCCTGGCGGTGCGCCGGCGTTGCTCGGCGTGCGCGCTCGCGATCCGTACTGGCGCTTCGCCGCTGTCACCGAAGCCCGCGACGGCGCGGCCCTGCGTGTGCGGATGGACGAGCGCCATTGGTACGAGCTGCGGCTGACCGGCGGGCGGCCGGTCGTGCACGCGCGGATCGGGTCGGTGTCGCAGGAGTTCGCGGCCGACATGCCGCTGGTGGCGCACGGCGCGATCGAGTTGCGGGTGCGGGCGGATGCCGCCACCACCGGCGGTCCGGACGACCTGGTCTTCGAGGTGGCCGATGCCGACGGCATCCACCCCCTCGTACGCCTCGACGGACGTTACCTGTCTACGGAGGTCGCCGGGGGATTCGTCGGTCGCGTCATCGGTCTGCGCACCGAGGGCGGCCCAGTGCGGTTCACCGAGGCGCGCTACGCGCCGGAGGTGCCGAGCTGA
- a CDS encoding acetylxylan esterase, translating into MPLTDLPLADLRTYRPDVAEPDDFDAFWRRTLEEARAAASDPVVVPVDSPVTQLLIEDLTFSGFGGDPIRAWITRPRTDEPLPAVVEYIGYNGGRGVPGERLQWAAAGYVHILMDTRGQGSGWGTGGDTPDPHGSDGAVPGFMTRGIRQPDTYFYRRVFTDAVRLIDTAAALPFVDATRISVSGGSQGGGITLAAAALHPAVNAAMPDVPFLCHFRRSVEMTPDHPFLEIERYLAVHRAEIAQVFETLSYFDGVNFARRIAAPALFSVGLMDGIVLPSSVFAAFNHCGSPDKQIEVYEFNGHEGGQTEQWLRQARWLAERV; encoded by the coding sequence GTGCCGTTGACAGATCTTCCGCTCGCAGACCTCCGCACCTACCGGCCCGACGTGGCCGAGCCCGATGACTTCGACGCGTTCTGGCGTCGCACTCTGGAGGAGGCCCGGGCCGCGGCATCCGATCCGGTCGTCGTTCCGGTCGATTCACCGGTCACCCAGTTGCTCATCGAAGACCTCACGTTCAGCGGCTTCGGCGGCGACCCGATCCGCGCGTGGATCACCCGGCCGCGCACCGACGAGCCGCTCCCGGCGGTCGTCGAGTACATCGGCTACAACGGCGGGCGCGGCGTGCCCGGCGAGCGTCTGCAGTGGGCGGCGGCCGGTTACGTGCACATCCTCATGGACACCCGTGGGCAGGGCAGCGGCTGGGGCACCGGCGGCGACACCCCCGACCCGCACGGCTCGGACGGCGCCGTTCCCGGGTTCATGACGCGGGGCATCCGGCAGCCCGACACGTACTTCTACCGCCGTGTGTTCACCGACGCGGTGCGCCTGATCGACACCGCCGCGGCGCTGCCGTTCGTCGACGCCACCCGCATCAGCGTCTCCGGCGGCAGCCAGGGCGGCGGCATCACGCTGGCCGCGGCGGCGCTGCATCCGGCCGTGAACGCCGCGATGCCCGATGTGCCGTTCCTGTGCCACTTCCGCCGCTCGGTGGAGATGACGCCCGACCACCCGTTCCTGGAGATCGAGCGCTACCTCGCGGTGCACCGCGCCGAGATCGCGCAGGTGTTCGAGACGCTCTCGTACTTCGACGGCGTGAACTTCGCGCGACGCATCGCGGCCCCGGCGCTGTTCTCGGTCGGACTCATGGACGGCATCGTGCTGCCCTCGAGCGTCTTCGCGGCCTTCAACCACTGCGGCTCGCCCGACAAGCAGATCGAGGTCTACGAGTTCAACGGCCACGAGGGCGGCCAGACCGAGCAGTGGCTGCGCCAGGCCCGCTGGCTCGCCGAGCGGGTCTGA